Genomic segment of Marmota flaviventris isolate mMarFla1 chromosome 4, mMarFla1.hap1, whole genome shotgun sequence:
agaattgtaatgcattctgctgttgtgtatttaaaaaaataaaatcaaatttaaattaaaaccaaaagaatataaaaatttttttctctcattattttaagtattaattttaaaatcttgcaaATGAGATTTTTATCAGAGAGCTCTTGATGTTAGTTGATTAATACTAGttattttgaaagagaagaaattttaatCTATCTGCAGaaattaaggaatattttaaaacatcaccaTGGTATTCCTTGGAGACTCAGGTTCTTAATTGACAACATCAATCAAGGAGAACACaggcaaataaatatttgaaattatatctaGAATATGTATTTTacccttaaattaaaaaaaaaaattataagtgtcTTTAAAGTTCTTTTAGAAATAACCATGTAGTAGTCTTAGCAACCAATACTAACTGCTTTCTCAATCATCACATCTTTAGAATAGTTCTTGACCTCAAAGTATGTCTTCCAGGTTCTTCCTCAGGAGTGTGTCTGTTCCTTTtgaccttttcattttaattagaatCAGCTGGACGAGTTGCACAAGCATGCATACTGGGATTTTGGTAATGACTGCATAACGTGttgataaatttggaaaaaaaaattgacagctTTGAAATGTTTGCCAATGTACAAACTTGGTTTGTTTCTTCATTAGATATCATTAAGCTTTTAAAACATTGCTATAAATTGTGTTCTCATATATTTttggtatatatttatttctatatatttgacaTTGCATTATAAGTTGTGACTttattgaaattttgttttctatttgtggcTAGAATTTATAAGTGATGTTGAGATTTGCCTGTTGACATTTGACAGGCTTGCTAAACTCAAATTCCAGTAATTCCACTGTAGATTGCCTACAGTTCCAGGAGTCAGCAAACTATGACCTGCAGGCCAGATCCAACTCACAGCCTGTTTTCACAGGCCAAGAATAGTTCTTAACCTTTTAATAAATGATTGTAAATGCCCAAAAGCAAGGAACAGTCTCCAGAAACAGTGAGTGGCCTGCtcagtctaaaatatttattatctggccctttacagaaagttTGCTAGCCTGGCACAGCACAATCATCATCATCTGTGAATAGTGCAGTTTTTagttcttctgttttatttattttctttattttaccacATTAGCTAAAATCTCCAGTGTAAAGTAAGAAAGAAACAGTGGTAGCTGAGAGTTTTAAATTCTTCCCTATCTCAAAGGATAAGCTCAATTTCTTaagtatgttattttttttttaattttctatagcTTTTATCGGACTAAAAATTCCATTCTTTCATAATATTTAAGAACTTTGAtcataaaattacaaagaaacaaGACAATCAAGAAGTTCACCTTGAAATTGTCACAGGTAATAGACACAAAGGGAGGGGATTTGTACAAATTCTCCTAAGAAGTTCCTAAGACAGAACCTGTTTCTTCATTCCAGCAGTTTctgtattttctacttttaatcAATGTGAAACCGATACATTTTCTATCACTCAAAATTCTTCCCCTTTGCTACAGTTAAAATCTGTATGAGTAGTTTCTTCAAACTGTTATAATGACCTTTTCAAGCTCAGTGTCAAAAAGCATGTGAAAAAGTATGTTGACAAGTGCAAAACCTGAGCTCAACAGCAGAAACAAGGGAGAAATCCCTTTGTTCATTAACTTACTCGTGTCAGACCCGTTGAACACAAACTGAGACTCTTGCAAGTCAACAAAATTACTTTCATGTTATGTTTTTCTCTgtagatattttattattcaaataatctgaaatatatttaaagttgCTTTAGTATTAAGTTACATCTTGTAAGTTCACGAGTTGTGAATCCGATTGCCTGTGCCACTTCTAACATGATTCAAAAGAGACTCATTTTGAAAGACAAGTTGTTTTATTTAGTCCCATTTTAATGTCCCCTTAAAAAGTTTGACTGTTGACTCTGGATATTCAGCTAAGAGAGTCGTATCAAAAACCTGCTTGAATTTATCTAAGAATTCATAATCTGTGCTGAACCTGAACTTGTTTGCCCAAAGTACCACGGTCCCCTGCTGGGAAAGGTGCACCATGGTGAGGAGCAGCTTGTCCAGGAAGTAATGGTGGTACACCACGTCGGAGGCCAAGACATAGTCGTAATGCAGGGCTGCCCTGGGGAAGTTCTGCTCCAGGTCTTGCCCCCACACCAGTTCCTTCACTTCAGGCAGATGTGCTGTGCATTTCAGGGTATTTTTTAAGAGATTGTACTGAAGGTTTCCCAGGACATCAGGTAAATCCGTTGCTGTGACTTGAGCTCCTAAATGAGAGAGAGATGGTAACAATCACCTGGAAACTTTCGGGCGGCCAGAGTACTGATACACTCCGGGAGATCATAAGAGAACCAGGCCCTCGGCCTGCGCTTGCCATAGCTCAGGCTGGACAGTTCTTTCTTGTGTGTGGGCCGATTCTGAACACAGCAAGGTGATTAGTAGGCTCCCCAGTCtctccctcccccgcccccagatGTCAGTAACTGCAAACCCTCCACCCCACTCCTGAGGTGAAGACCTCCAGGGCTCAGAGTCACCTCTGGACTCTCAACTTAGTCACTTTGAAAACAAGGTGAGCTCGAGGAGTTGCTCAGCCTCTCCAGGACTCGGTCATCTCTGCAGGTGACAGTCACGATTCCTGGCGCATGGCATTTTGGGGAGATACAGTGAGTGAAATTGTGGCCAAGCTCCTACCACAGCCTGCCTGCCACACAAAAAGCACTCTGTCATTGTCACCGTGAAGGTCTTTTACAACACgatcaggaaggaaggaaggaacaaaccTAGAATACTGGCCACGATGGAAACAAGGCCTGGTCCAGCACCAATTTCCAGGATTTTGGCATCTTGGAGATTCAACTCCTCTTGATGTTCTTCCAAATACTGGCACAAAGCTGTAGCCTAAAACACAGGAACAACCAGGACTTTCACCTGAGAACTGGAACACTGGACACCAGGAGCAACCCCTCTACCCTCAGAGTTAAAGACTGAaagacattttctatttattgaagGGTTCAAAAGAACCAAAATCTCATTCAATGCCATATTTAGACCCCTGGAACATAAAAGTTATAATAAATTGCATGTCACAAACTGGAGAAACAAATTCATTAAATTGACTATACTAGCTATGACCaattccccccctccccccaaaaaagcaggGGGTGGAGATCTGTAGATTAGCTCAGCTCTTACAAATTGGGGAGATGTAGCTAAACAGCGACTTCTTCCCCTGATTTCATCATTTTGGGCCTGCAGCTGCATTTAGAGTGTTGTATCAACTTGAAAACTTCTCTTCCCAATCAATCAAAATTCAGCTTCGTTAGGACTGTGCTATCTTGGACAACTGGGTTGTTTCTTGGGTTCTTGTTTTCTTAAATGGTTCATCAAAGAAACAGACTATCAGAACAGCGCTTctgcaggatggagattccttggaaaactgggaatggaaccaccatttgacccagatatccctctccttggtctatacccaaagtatagaaggcttaaaaacagcatacttacagggatacagccacatcaatgtttacagcagcacagttcacaatagctaaactgtggaaccaacctagatgcccctcagtagatgaatggataaagaaaatgtggcatatatacacaatggaatattattcagcattaaaagagaataaaatcatggcatttgcaggtaaatggatggagttggagaatattgaaattagccaattccaaaaaaacaaatgccaaatgttttatcagatataaggaggctgattcatagtggggttgggagagggaacatgggaggattagatcaACTCTAGATAAGgtaaagggatgggaggggagggaagggggcataggggtataaaagatggtgggatgagatggacatcattaccctaagtacatttaaaaagatgtgaatggtgtaaatatactttgtgtacaaccagcaatatgaaaaattgtgctctatatgtataatatgaattgtaatgcattccactgttatatataacaaataaggatttaaaaaaaaaaaaacagtgcttctcaaactttagtgTGCCAACAAATGCCCCGGGGTAGCTTATTAAAGATGCAGATCCTTCTCTTGtagctctgtctcaaaattctgCATGTCTAGAGA
This window contains:
- the Mettl21c gene encoding protein-lysine methyltransferase METTL21C, whose product is MDVCLSSAQQSLCLGEAPNSPGGWLEEEEGALQEDGTRGPPGDANNIESSLRSLQKFVPTDYASYTQEHYQFAGKKIVIQESIESYGAVVWPAATALCQYLEEHQEELNLQDAKILEIGAGPGLVSIVASILGAQVTATDLPDVLGNLQYNLLKNTLKCTAHLPEVKELVWGQDLEQNFPRAALHYDYVLASDVVYHHYFLDKLLLTMVHLSQQGTVVLWANKFRFSTDYEFLDKFKQVFDTTLLAEYPESTVKLFKGTLKWD